The proteins below come from a single Neospora caninum Liverpool complete genome, chromosome IX genomic window:
- a CDS encoding dead box polypeptide 27, related, giving the protein MLVKKKKRKDDAAKSRDGDGSSAPPSSASASPPTFSSLGLCAELCASVSTLGWRAPTAIQSEVLPYALQGRDIIALAETGSGKTAAFGLPILQQLLQRTQRFYALILAPTRELCLQISQQMLAMGGSLGVTVVTLVGGLDHNTQAIALAKKPHVVVGSPGRVVDHLQQTKGFSLKSVKVLVLDEADRLLSLDFDAALQVLLEHVGSPAERQTMLFSATMTTKVSKLQKASLKKPVKLEVNSKYDVASLLQQHFLLVPFKLKHTHLAAALLHLSPSSVIVFTNTCANARTIALFLRHLGFQSVCLHGKMTQPQRIGALTKFRAAETSCLVATEVGSRGLDIPHVQMVINFDVPLSSKEYIHRVGRTARAGRTGRALTIVTQYDVEAYQRIEHALGQKLDELTELTATEKVMPLHEKVLEALRSAELEAREADDAALVQKAAKKKRGAGSKRPPGAGGKKRKLG; this is encoded by the exons ATGCttgtgaagaagaagaaaaggaaggacgACGCCGCCAAGTCTCGCGACGGTGACGgttcctctgcgcctccctcttctgcgtctgcctctcctcccactttctcttctctcggtctttGCGCGGAGCTTTGTGCATCGGTTTCGACTCTCGGCTGGCGCGCGCCAACAGCCATTCAGTCAGAGGTGCTCCCGTATGCTTTGCAAGGTCGAGACATCATCGCCctggcggagacaggaagtgGAAAGACAGCGGCATTCGGGCTGCCGATTCTGCAACAGCTCCTTCAGCGGACTCAGAGATTCTACGCTCTCATCCTTGCCCCCACGCGAGAACTTTGCCTCCAGATTTCCCAGCAGATGCTCGCCATGGGCGGCTCTCTAGGTGTCACCGTCGTCACGCTGGTGGGCGGACTCGATCACAATACTCAAGCCATTGCGCTCGCGAAAAAGCCTCACGTTGTGGTGGGCAGCCCTGGACGCGTTGTTGACCACCTTCAACAGACAAAAGGCTTCAGCTTGAAGAGCGTCAAA GTGCTCGTGTTGGACGAGGCAGaccggcttctctccttggACTTCGACGCCGCGCTCCAGGTTCTCCTGGAGCACGTCGGCAGccccgcagagaggcaaacgatGCTGTTCAGCGCCACCATGACAACCAAAGTCTCAAAGCTGCAGAAGGCCTCTTTGAAGAAGCCTGTGAAG CTAGAGGTGAATAGCAAGTACGACGTTGCCTCGCTCTTGCAACAACACTTCCTGCTTGTCCCCTTCAAGCTGAAGCACACCCACCTCGCCGCAGCTCTCCTTcatctgtctccgtcttccgtcATTGTCTTCACAAACACCTGCGCGAATGCGCGAAccatcgctctcttccttcgccacCTCGGCTTCCAGTCG GTCTGCCTGCACGGGAAGATGACGCAGCCGCAGCGTATCGGCGCGCTGACCAAGTTCCGAGCTGCCGAGACCAGTTGTTTGGTGGCGACTGAAGTCGGCAGTCGAGGTCTCGATATCCCCCACGTCCAGATGGTTATCAATTTCgatgtgcctctctcttccaagGAGTACATCCATCGCGTTGGCCGTACGGCTCGGGCGGGAAGGACTGGACGCGCTCTCACCATCGTGACTCA ATACGACGTCGAGGCTTACCAACGTATCGAGCACGCGCTGGGACAGAAGCTCGACGAACTGACT GAGTtgacggcgacggagaaggtCATGCCTCTGCACGAAAAAGTTCTCGAAGCCCTGAG GTCTGCCGAGCTCGAAGCTCGAGAAGCCGACGACGCTGCGCTCGTTCAGAAAGCAGccaagaagaagcgaggagcaGGGAGCAAGAGACCGCCTGGTGCaggggggaaaaagagaaagctcggctga